The following are encoded together in the Mycolicibacterium arabiense genome:
- a CDS encoding SMP-30/gluconolactonase/LRE family protein, whose protein sequence is MTTIGTSPTRYGVATTPDVAVGWRLDRLTAPSRLFGANGLRTGPDGRIYVAQVTGSQISALDVSSGEVETISAKGGDIVAPDDVAFDSRGNLVATEVMDGRVSLRELDGTTRVLRDDVPSANGITFHQDRLFIGECREGGRLMEFDLGGGPPRVLLENVPSPNAMEVGPDGLLYFPVMGANEIWRIDPFAGGAQAETVASGLGVPDSVKFDADGMIVSTQVASGQVLRIDPRTGEQTVLAQLNPGLDNCTLVDGRLFVSNFTGEITEILAGGLTSTTLPGALNWPLDLAVGHDGTVYVADGTYFYAVTPDGSLRTVGMLFSPGYPGFLRGLVPSGPGEFVVTTSGGQVARYRPGSGETEYLADGFDQLYGVAVVGSDVVAVEQGTGRVLSVGAGGVDVLASGLDEPVGVTVTADGTVLVSEVGRVVKVTGSGVETVVDDLLRPQGLLATAGALYVVDAGQKAVLAVDPTTGARETIAAGLPVGPPPGVVPKPLKGMPPFSGPQGPFAGIAQGPDGTLYVSADGEGSVLALRRDVS, encoded by the coding sequence ATGACGACCATCGGCACTTCCCCGACCCGCTATGGCGTCGCGACCACGCCGGACGTGGCCGTCGGCTGGCGACTCGACCGGCTGACCGCGCCGAGCCGGCTGTTCGGCGCCAACGGTCTGCGCACGGGACCCGACGGCCGCATCTACGTCGCACAGGTCACCGGGAGTCAGATCAGCGCACTCGACGTCTCGTCCGGTGAGGTGGAGACGATCAGCGCCAAGGGCGGGGACATCGTCGCGCCCGACGACGTGGCGTTCGACTCCCGCGGGAATCTCGTCGCCACCGAGGTGATGGACGGCAGGGTGAGCCTGCGCGAACTCGACGGCACCACGCGCGTGTTGCGCGACGACGTGCCCTCGGCCAACGGCATCACGTTCCACCAGGATCGGCTCTTCATCGGCGAGTGCCGCGAAGGCGGACGCCTGATGGAGTTCGATCTCGGCGGCGGACCGCCACGAGTCCTGCTGGAAAACGTGCCGTCGCCCAATGCCATGGAGGTCGGACCGGACGGGCTGCTGTACTTCCCCGTCATGGGCGCCAACGAGATCTGGCGCATCGATCCCTTCGCCGGAGGGGCGCAGGCAGAAACGGTGGCCTCGGGTCTCGGCGTACCCGACTCGGTCAAGTTCGACGCCGACGGCATGATCGTGTCCACCCAGGTCGCCTCGGGTCAGGTGCTCCGCATCGACCCGCGCACCGGCGAGCAGACCGTGCTCGCTCAACTCAACCCGGGGCTCGACAACTGCACCCTGGTCGACGGACGGCTGTTCGTCTCGAACTTCACCGGCGAGATCACCGAGATCCTGGCCGGCGGTCTGACCTCGACGACACTGCCCGGCGCGTTGAACTGGCCGCTGGACCTGGCGGTCGGTCACGACGGCACGGTCTACGTCGCCGACGGGACCTACTTCTATGCCGTGACGCCCGACGGCTCACTACGCACGGTCGGCATGCTGTTCTCACCCGGGTACCCCGGCTTCCTGCGCGGGCTGGTGCCGTCGGGGCCGGGCGAATTCGTCGTCACGACGTCCGGCGGGCAGGTCGCCCGTTATCGCCCCGGCAGTGGCGAAACCGAATACCTCGCAGATGGTTTCGACCAGCTGTACGGCGTGGCGGTCGTCGGCTCCGACGTCGTGGCCGTCGAGCAGGGCACCGGCAGGGTGCTGTCGGTCGGCGCAGGCGGCGTCGACGTGCTGGCGAGCGGTCTCGACGAGCCGGTCGGCGTCACAGTGACCGCCGACGGGACCGTGTTGGTCAGCGAGGTGGGCAGGGTGGTGAAGGTGACCGGCTCGGGTGTCGAGACCGTCGTCGACGACCTGCTGCGCCCGCAGGGGCTACTGGCCACGGCGGGGGCTCTGTACGTCGTCGACGCCGGCCAGAAGGCGGTCCTCGCCGTGGACCCGACCACCGGAGCCCGCGAGACGATCGCGGCGGGCCTTCCGGTAGGGCCGCCGCCCGGCGTAGTGCCCAAGCCGTTGAAGGGGATGCCGCCGTTCTCCGGTCCGCAGGGCCCGTTCGCGGGGATCGCCCAGGGTCCGGACGGCACGCTGTACGTGTCGGCCGACGGCGAGGGCAGCGTGCTGGCGCTGCGCAGGGACGTCTCGTGA
- a CDS encoding thiamine pyrophosphate-binding protein: protein MAVKVYERILQLFEAEGINTLFGIPDPNFVHMFHAAEERGWTVVAPHHEESAGFMAEAVSRMTGRPGLAIGTLGPGLANLAGAIMCAKVENSPVIFLGGQRARITEQRVRRGRIQFVSQAPLLAPSVKYSASIEYADQTDEIVRNALRVAQTGTPGPAYIEYPSHVILEELDVPEPLAPEAYRLVNQGASAQSIEKAVELVRKAEQPILLVGHAVHTNRAGESVEALAKLMNCPVIQTSGGTSFIKGLEDRTFPYGFSPSAVDAVVKSDLVIAIGTELGEPVHYGRGRHWLDNEANRKWISVELDPTAIGVNRRIDVPLVGDLRAIVPQLVDALKDSPRQATAELERWISDDAARISELAESAPSGTPLHTARFVVEATKAFPEDGIMVRDGGATVIFQWTYSQAKPHDVVWNQNFGHIGTGLPYAVGASVADGRKRPVMLLTSDSSFMFAIAELETAARLNLPLVCVVGVDHQWGLEVGVYKRTFGQGSLETGVHWSKDVRFDKIAEGFGCRGEYVDDAADLGPAIERAYASGKVTVIHVPIDPKVNSEEMPSYDEFRTWYAEGTQ, encoded by the coding sequence GTGGCCGTGAAGGTTTACGAGCGAATCCTGCAGCTGTTCGAGGCTGAGGGCATCAACACACTGTTCGGCATCCCCGACCCCAACTTCGTCCACATGTTCCACGCCGCCGAGGAGCGCGGGTGGACCGTCGTCGCGCCACACCACGAGGAGTCCGCCGGCTTCATGGCCGAGGCGGTCTCGCGGATGACCGGGCGGCCAGGCCTCGCGATCGGCACGCTCGGCCCCGGCCTGGCGAACCTGGCGGGCGCGATCATGTGCGCCAAGGTCGAGAACTCGCCGGTGATCTTCCTGGGCGGTCAGCGGGCCCGCATCACCGAGCAGCGGGTACGCCGCGGACGCATCCAGTTCGTCTCCCAGGCGCCCCTGCTCGCGCCGTCGGTCAAGTACTCGGCGAGCATCGAATACGCCGATCAGACCGACGAGATCGTCCGCAACGCGCTGCGCGTCGCGCAGACCGGCACCCCGGGCCCCGCCTACATCGAGTACCCGTCGCACGTGATCCTCGAAGAACTCGACGTACCGGAGCCGTTGGCGCCGGAGGCCTACCGTCTGGTCAATCAGGGCGCCAGCGCGCAGTCGATCGAGAAGGCCGTCGAACTCGTCCGCAAGGCCGAGCAGCCTATCCTGCTCGTCGGCCACGCCGTTCACACCAACCGCGCCGGAGAATCGGTCGAGGCGCTGGCGAAGCTGATGAACTGCCCGGTGATCCAAACCTCGGGCGGCACCTCGTTCATCAAGGGACTCGAGGATCGCACCTTCCCGTACGGCTTCTCGCCGTCGGCGGTCGACGCCGTGGTCAAGTCGGACCTCGTCATCGCGATCGGCACCGAACTCGGCGAACCCGTGCACTACGGCCGTGGCAGGCACTGGCTCGACAACGAGGCCAACCGCAAGTGGATCAGCGTCGAACTCGATCCGACCGCCATCGGGGTCAACCGTCGCATCGACGTCCCGCTCGTCGGCGACCTGCGGGCCATCGTCCCGCAGCTGGTCGACGCGCTGAAGGACTCCCCGCGGCAGGCAACGGCCGAACTCGAGCGGTGGATCTCCGACGACGCCGCCCGCATCTCCGAACTCGCCGAGAGTGCACCCAGCGGAACTCCGCTGCACACCGCACGTTTCGTCGTCGAAGCCACGAAGGCCTTCCCCGAGGACGGCATCATGGTCCGCGACGGTGGCGCCACGGTGATCTTCCAGTGGACGTACTCGCAGGCCAAGCCGCACGACGTGGTGTGGAACCAGAACTTCGGACACATCGGCACCGGTCTGCCGTACGCGGTCGGCGCCTCGGTAGCCGACGGACGCAAGCGGCCCGTCATGCTGCTCACCAGCGACTCGTCGTTCATGTTCGCGATCGCCGAACTCGAAACCGCTGCGCGGCTGAACCTTCCGCTGGTATGCGTGGTGGGTGTCGATCACCAGTGGGGCCTCGAGGTCGGCGTCTACAAGCGGACGTTCGGTCAGGGCTCGCTCGAGACCGGCGTGCACTGGAGCAAGGACGTCCGCTTCGACAAGATCGCCGAGGGGTTCGGCTGCCGCGGCGAGTACGTCGACGACGCAGCCGATCTCGGACCCGCCATCGAACGCGCCTACGCCAGTGGAAAGGTCACGGTGATCCACGTTCCGATCGATCCGAAGGTCAACTCGGAGGAGATGCCGAGCTACGACGAGTTCCGGACCTGGTACGCCGAAGGGACGCAATAG
- a CDS encoding aldehyde dehydrogenase family protein — protein sequence MRSYLKFYIDGQWVDPVEPRTVDVENPATEQVAGQISLGSAADVDKAVDAARRAFATWSVTTREERLDVLNAILAEYQERAGDLAEAVTEEMGAPAGLAAGPQVGLGLGHLTTAIESLKTFPFTEDRGGLTIVKEAIGVCGLITPWNWPLNQISVKVFPALATGCTSVLKPSEVAPFSAQVFAEILDAAGVPAGVFNLIQGDGPGVGVPLSSHPGVDMVSFTGSTRAGIEVARNAAPTVKRVAQELGGKSPNIVLDDTAFADSVSSGVVTMMGNSGQTCSAPSRMLVPNSRMAEAKEIAAAAAAGITVGDPNGGFDVGPVVSGTQFEKIQALIRKGIEEGATLVAGGTGRPDGLDTGYYVKPTVFADVTNDMTIAREEIFGPVLVILGYDDLDQAVEIANDTDYGLAGYVSGEDLDTAKTVAGRIRAGWVAINGGFDFNSAFGGYKQSGNGREWGDIGFHEYLETKSIMAPAGAG from the coding sequence ATGCGTAGTTACCTGAAGTTCTACATCGACGGGCAGTGGGTCGACCCGGTCGAGCCGAGGACCGTCGACGTCGAGAACCCAGCGACCGAGCAGGTGGCGGGACAGATCTCGCTGGGATCCGCCGCCGACGTCGACAAGGCCGTGGACGCCGCCCGACGGGCCTTCGCGACGTGGTCGGTGACCACCCGCGAGGAGCGGCTCGACGTGCTCAACGCGATTCTGGCCGAGTACCAGGAGCGTGCAGGCGATCTCGCCGAGGCGGTCACCGAGGAGATGGGCGCACCAGCGGGGCTCGCGGCCGGCCCGCAGGTCGGTCTCGGGCTCGGACACCTGACCACGGCCATCGAGTCGTTGAAGACGTTCCCCTTCACCGAGGACCGCGGCGGACTCACCATCGTGAAGGAGGCCATCGGGGTCTGTGGCCTCATCACGCCATGGAACTGGCCACTCAACCAGATCTCGGTCAAGGTCTTCCCGGCGCTCGCGACCGGCTGCACGTCGGTGCTCAAACCCTCTGAGGTGGCACCGTTCTCGGCGCAGGTGTTCGCCGAGATCCTGGACGCCGCTGGGGTTCCCGCGGGCGTGTTCAACTTGATCCAGGGAGACGGACCCGGCGTCGGTGTCCCGCTGTCCAGCCATCCGGGGGTCGACATGGTGTCGTTCACCGGGTCCACCCGCGCCGGCATCGAGGTCGCGCGCAATGCCGCCCCGACGGTCAAGCGGGTCGCGCAGGAACTCGGCGGCAAGAGCCCCAACATCGTCCTCGACGACACGGCGTTCGCCGACAGCGTCTCCTCGGGCGTGGTCACCATGATGGGCAACTCGGGCCAGACCTGCAGTGCGCCGTCGCGCATGCTGGTGCCCAACAGTCGCATGGCCGAGGCGAAGGAGATCGCCGCAGCCGCTGCGGCGGGCATCACCGTGGGCGATCCGAACGGCGGGTTCGACGTCGGTCCCGTGGTGTCGGGCACCCAGTTCGAGAAGATCCAGGCGCTGATCCGCAAGGGGATCGAGGAGGGTGCGACCCTGGTCGCCGGGGGCACCGGCAGACCCGACGGCTTGGACACCGGTTACTACGTCAAGCCCACCGTGTTCGCCGACGTCACCAACGACATGACGATCGCCCGCGAGGAGATCTTCGGTCCGGTGCTCGTCATCCTCGGCTACGACGACCTCGACCAGGCGGTCGAGATCGCCAACGACACCGATTACGGTCTGGCAGGCTACGTCTCGGGTGAGGACCTCGACACGGCGAAGACCGTCGCGGGGCGCATCCGCGCCGGGTGGGTGGCGATCAACGGCGGCTTCGACTTCAACTCTGCGTTCGGCGGTTACAAGCAGAGCGGCAACGGTCGCGAATGGGGAGACATCGGCTTCCACGAGTACCTCGAGACCAAGTCGATCATGGCGCCTGCGGGGGCTGGATAG
- a CDS encoding GntR family transcriptional regulator has protein sequence MSTELGTSVDHRYLQVARTLRKEIVDGVYPVGTQLPTEHELRERFGVSRYTVREALRRLRDDNLVSSRPRAGTMVVARDASNSYAQEVMSINDLLAFAAGARFAIDSNAMVTVDDDLSGHTGLSPGTQWLAVLGTREVDGDPVPICRTEYYVNRAFAAVGRLLHRHDGPIFPLIEDLFGVSVVEVHQEISAVSVSAALADRLKVDQGSAALEMRRTYTTSDGEIAQVTVNTHPSSRFRHSMTMRRVKA, from the coding sequence GTGAGCACCGAACTCGGGACGTCGGTGGACCACCGCTACCTGCAGGTGGCGCGCACCCTGCGCAAGGAGATCGTCGACGGGGTGTACCCGGTGGGCACCCAGCTCCCCACCGAGCACGAACTCCGCGAGCGGTTCGGCGTCAGCCGCTACACCGTGCGCGAGGCGCTGCGCAGGCTGCGCGACGACAACCTGGTCTCGTCGCGGCCGCGCGCGGGCACGATGGTGGTCGCCCGCGACGCGTCGAATTCCTATGCCCAGGAGGTGATGTCGATCAACGATCTGCTCGCGTTCGCCGCGGGAGCACGGTTCGCGATCGACTCCAACGCCATGGTGACGGTCGACGACGACCTCTCCGGCCACACCGGCCTCTCCCCCGGCACCCAGTGGCTCGCCGTCCTCGGGACACGCGAGGTCGACGGCGATCCCGTACCCATCTGCCGGACCGAGTACTACGTCAACCGGGCGTTCGCCGCCGTGGGGAGGCTGCTGCACCGCCACGACGGGCCGATCTTTCCGCTGATCGAGGATCTGTTCGGGGTCAGCGTCGTCGAAGTGCACCAGGAGATCTCGGCCGTCAGCGTGTCGGCCGCCCTCGCCGATCGCCTCAAGGTCGATCAGGGCAGCGCCGCCCTCGAGATGCGTCGCACCTACACGACGTCGGATGGGGAGATCGCCCAGGTCACCGTGAACACCCACCCCTCATCGCGTTTCCGCCACTCGATGACCATGCGGCGAGTGAAGGCTTGA
- a CDS encoding acyl-CoA synthetase produces the protein MNLFAVLDQTAARHGDRGAVYLGTRQVLTWRELRDRALRLAASLRAAHPAGTRVAVASENRPEIVELMFAAWAAECVVVPINYKLHELEIAQILDDAGAATVFASPKIAERLVGVAPVPVDVIADDAYAARLSSAPLAPPRETDPASLAWLFYTSGTTGRSKGAMLSHRNLMAMTVSHLADFDDPDENCSLVHGAPMSHGSGLYIAPYVLRGARQVVPASAAFEPDEFLDLCESHPGCSSFLAPTMVARLVATGRSRPANLRTVVYGGGPMYVDSLKKAMAAFGPIFVQLYGQGEAPMTITGLRRDDHEGADDAVLGSVGYPRSGVDVAVVGADGEPAAVGVIGEIVCRGDVVMSGYWNNAEATAATVRNGWLRTGDMGSFDERGYLTLRDRSKDVVISGGSNVYPREVEEVLITHPGVEEACVVGEPDEEWGEVVVAFVVGSADERELDAHLIERIARFKRPKRYEFVDELPKNSYGKVLRRALRDRLAHR, from the coding sequence GTGAATCTGTTCGCCGTCCTCGACCAGACGGCAGCGCGGCACGGCGACCGCGGTGCGGTGTACCTCGGCACGCGACAGGTGCTCACCTGGCGTGAATTACGCGATCGCGCATTGCGACTCGCCGCGTCGTTGCGTGCTGCGCACCCCGCGGGCACCCGCGTCGCCGTCGCCAGCGAGAACCGGCCCGAGATCGTCGAGCTGATGTTCGCGGCGTGGGCGGCCGAGTGCGTCGTGGTACCGATCAACTACAAGCTGCACGAGTTGGAGATCGCACAGATCCTCGACGACGCCGGTGCTGCCACGGTGTTCGCATCGCCGAAGATCGCCGAGCGGCTGGTGGGCGTCGCGCCCGTGCCCGTCGACGTGATCGCCGACGACGCCTACGCGGCCCGGTTGTCTTCCGCTCCGCTCGCCCCGCCCCGGGAAACCGACCCGGCGTCGCTTGCCTGGTTGTTCTACACCAGCGGCACCACCGGCCGGTCCAAGGGCGCGATGCTCTCGCACCGGAACCTGATGGCGATGACCGTGTCCCACCTCGCCGACTTCGACGACCCCGACGAGAACTGCAGCCTGGTGCACGGCGCTCCGATGTCGCACGGATCGGGCCTCTACATCGCACCGTACGTCCTGCGCGGCGCACGGCAGGTCGTGCCGGCGTCGGCGGCATTCGAGCCCGACGAATTCCTCGATCTCTGCGAGAGCCACCCGGGGTGCAGCAGCTTCCTCGCACCGACGATGGTGGCGCGCCTGGTGGCCACGGGCCGGTCGCGCCCGGCGAACCTGCGAACCGTGGTCTACGGCGGCGGTCCGATGTACGTCGACAGCCTGAAGAAGGCGATGGCAGCGTTCGGCCCGATCTTCGTCCAGCTTTATGGGCAGGGTGAGGCGCCGATGACCATCACCGGGTTGCGCCGCGACGATCACGAGGGCGCCGACGACGCGGTGCTCGGTTCGGTCGGCTACCCGCGATCGGGTGTCGACGTCGCGGTCGTCGGTGCCGATGGCGAGCCGGCAGCGGTGGGAGTGATCGGCGAGATCGTCTGTCGCGGTGACGTCGTCATGTCCGGCTACTGGAACAACGCCGAGGCGACGGCCGCGACGGTGCGGAACGGCTGGCTGCGCACCGGTGACATGGGGTCGTTCGACGAACGGGGCTACCTCACCCTGCGCGACCGCAGCAAGGACGTCGTGATCAGCGGGGGTAGCAACGTCTACCCGCGTGAGGTCGAGGAAGTGTTGATCACCCACCCCGGCGTCGAGGAGGCGTGCGTGGTGGGCGAACCCGACGAGGAGTGGGGCGAGGTCGTGGTCGCGTTCGTCGTCGGTTCGGCGGACGAACGGGAACTCGACGCGCACCTGATCGAGCGCATCGCCCGCTTCAAGCGGCCCAAGCGCTACGAGTTCGTGGACGAGTTACCCAAGAACAGCTACGGGAAGGTGCTCAGGCGGGCGCTGCGGGATCGGCTGGCGCATCGCTGA
- a CDS encoding SDR family NAD(P)-dependent oxidoreductase: MQVAIVTGASSGIGFGTAVKLAEAGMAVLGTGRDEARLAEWAAAATDAGADPDLVATVAVDLTADDGPARVVDAAVTRWGRIDFLVNNAGVGSPKPLHETDDESLDYFLGLMLRAPFRLARDVLPHMRDGSSIVNVTSTFAVVGGLRGGAYSAAKGGLTSLTQHIACQYGPQGIRCNAVAPGVTVTPMVEQRLEDERFRKINTEMTPYPRLGRIEDIASTIAFLCSPGAGFINGQTIVVDGGWSSTKYLSDFALSAEWVARS; encoded by the coding sequence ATGCAGGTAGCGATCGTCACCGGCGCCAGCAGCGGCATCGGCTTCGGCACCGCGGTTAAGCTGGCCGAGGCAGGCATGGCCGTACTGGGCACCGGCCGCGACGAGGCGAGGCTCGCCGAATGGGCGGCCGCGGCAACGGATGCGGGGGCGGATCCCGACCTCGTCGCGACCGTCGCCGTCGACCTGACCGCCGACGACGGACCGGCGCGCGTCGTCGACGCCGCCGTGACACGGTGGGGCCGGATCGACTTCCTGGTCAACAACGCGGGCGTCGGCAGCCCGAAGCCGCTGCACGAGACGGACGACGAATCACTCGACTACTTCCTCGGACTGATGCTCCGGGCACCGTTCCGGTTGGCGCGAGACGTGTTGCCGCACATGCGCGATGGTTCGAGCATCGTCAACGTGACGTCGACGTTCGCCGTCGTCGGTGGGCTGCGTGGCGGTGCGTATTCCGCCGCCAAGGGTGGGCTAACGTCGCTCACGCAGCACATCGCATGCCAGTACGGGCCGCAGGGCATCCGGTGCAATGCAGTTGCACCCGGTGTCACGGTCACGCCGATGGTGGAGCAGCGTCTCGAAGACGAGCGGTTCCGCAAGATCAACACCGAGATGACACCGTATCCGCGGCTCGGGCGCATCGAGGACATCGCCAGCACCATCGCGTTCCTGTGTTCGCCTGGCGCCGGTTTCATCAACGGTCAGACGATCGTCGTCGACGGCGGCTGGAGTTCGACCAAGTACCTGTCGGACTTCGCACTGTCCGCCGAGTGGGTCGCCCGCTCGTGA
- a CDS encoding SDR family NAD(P)-dependent oxidoreductase produces the protein MPDLIDLTGRIVVVSGAGGGGIGTTVTALAARAGATVVAVSRRQDNLDEHVGPLAAEGLSVITVAADASTDDGIATVMNRVRETDGTLYGLVNVAGGAAPATWMPSTRVTRDDWRALFAANLETAFFFSQAVAAELLATNCPGSIVSVSSISGMNTAPFHIGYGTAKAAVVAMTRTMAVELAGSGIRVNAVAPGVTETAASATYVDDDPDRDRTAIAMGRRGTPDEQAGAILFLLSDLSGYVTGQTLLVDGGLNLKWTHLGADNTSLFLKDQSFREAITRP, from the coding sequence GTGCCTGACCTGATCGACCTCACCGGTCGCATCGTCGTCGTCTCGGGCGCGGGTGGTGGTGGCATCGGGACCACCGTGACCGCGCTGGCCGCCCGCGCCGGGGCCACGGTCGTGGCGGTGAGCCGTCGGCAGGACAACCTCGACGAACACGTGGGTCCGCTTGCTGCCGAGGGTCTATCGGTGATCACCGTCGCAGCCGACGCCTCCACCGACGACGGCATCGCCACCGTCATGAACCGGGTACGCGAGACCGACGGCACGCTCTACGGGCTGGTGAACGTCGCGGGTGGCGCCGCCCCCGCGACGTGGATGCCGTCCACCCGGGTGACCCGCGACGACTGGCGGGCGCTGTTCGCGGCGAATCTGGAGACAGCGTTCTTCTTCAGTCAGGCCGTCGCCGCCGAGCTGCTCGCCACCAACTGCCCGGGCTCCATCGTCTCGGTGTCGTCGATCAGCGGGATGAACACTGCGCCGTTCCACATCGGCTACGGCACCGCCAAGGCGGCAGTCGTGGCGATGACGCGCACCATGGCCGTCGAACTCGCCGGCTCCGGCATCCGCGTCAACGCGGTGGCGCCCGGGGTCACCGAGACGGCGGCGTCGGCGACCTACGTCGACGACGACCCCGACCGCGACCGCACCGCGATCGCGATGGGGCGGCGCGGCACCCCGGACGAACAGGCAGGCGCGATCCTGTTCCTGCTGTCGGACCTGTCCGGCTACGTGACGGGTCAGACCCTGCTCGTCGACGGCGGATTGAACCTCAAGTGGACCCACCTGGGCGCCGACAACACGTCGCTGTTCCTGA
- a CDS encoding AMP-binding protein encodes MRWDDDFAARAYESGLWVESTLADELRRAAQDTPDRIVLVDGALRLTCRDLHGRAEALAATLAARMPVGSVVSFMLPNWHEAAVVYLGATLAGMVVNPILPSLRDHELRFILADAHCRMIFIPSTFRGHDYAAMLHRVTGSLDEPPEVVVLRGDASGHSSFDDLGEAPADPVAIDLDPDAVRMIMYTSGTTGRPKGVLHTHNSIHALITQIGMHWSVDPGDRFLVPSPIAHIGGSIYAFECPLLLGSTAVLMERWDADDAVATMLAERCTHMAGATPFLDGLLGAAERAGSALPDLKVFICGGASVPPSLIRRASAYFARADVSRVYGSTEVPVTTVGALGEPDVAADTDGRPGIADVWLVARDPGGMGGQTGEIRVRGAQMLVGYLHADDEADAFDADGYFRTGDIGQWADGALVVTGRVKDLIIRNGENVSPKEIEDLLVGRLGIAEVAVVGVPDVRTGERACAVVVLAAGSEQSPTVTDLGDFLAEQGVARFKVPEQVVVWDALPRNDAGKVLKHRMRDALVGSGGDTSCR; translated from the coding sequence ATCCGGTGGGATGACGACTTCGCCGCCCGGGCATACGAGTCCGGCCTGTGGGTCGAATCGACGCTGGCCGACGAGTTGCGGCGCGCGGCGCAGGACACCCCGGATCGGATCGTGCTGGTGGACGGCGCACTACGGCTGACCTGCCGGGACCTGCACGGCCGAGCCGAAGCCCTCGCCGCGACGCTCGCCGCTCGAATGCCCGTGGGTAGCGTGGTGTCGTTCATGCTGCCGAACTGGCACGAGGCGGCCGTCGTGTATCTCGGCGCCACGCTCGCGGGCATGGTGGTCAACCCCATCCTGCCGTCACTGCGCGACCACGAGCTGCGGTTCATCCTCGCCGATGCCCACTGCCGGATGATCTTCATCCCGAGCACGTTCCGCGGCCACGACTACGCCGCGATGCTGCACCGGGTCACCGGGTCCCTCGACGAGCCGCCGGAGGTGGTGGTGCTGCGCGGTGACGCGAGCGGACACTCCTCGTTCGACGACCTGGGCGAGGCGCCCGCCGATCCGGTCGCGATCGACCTGGATCCAGACGCCGTCCGGATGATCATGTACACCTCGGGTACCACGGGTCGCCCGAAGGGCGTTCTGCACACGCACAATTCGATCCATGCGCTGATCACGCAGATCGGGATGCACTGGTCGGTCGATCCGGGTGACCGGTTCCTGGTGCCGTCGCCGATCGCGCACATCGGCGGATCGATCTACGCCTTCGAATGCCCGCTGCTGCTCGGATCGACGGCCGTACTGATGGAACGGTGGGACGCCGACGACGCGGTCGCGACGATGCTCGCCGAACGCTGCACGCACATGGCGGGCGCCACTCCGTTCCTCGACGGCCTGCTCGGCGCTGCCGAACGCGCGGGATCCGCTCTGCCCGACTTGAAGGTGTTCATCTGCGGCGGGGCGTCCGTGCCACCGTCGCTGATCCGCAGGGCGAGCGCCTACTTCGCCCGGGCGGACGTGTCGCGAGTGTACGGATCCACCGAGGTGCCGGTCACGACGGTCGGTGCTCTTGGGGAGCCCGACGTGGCGGCGGACACCGACGGTAGGCCTGGCATCGCCGACGTGTGGCTGGTGGCCCGCGATCCCGGTGGCATGGGCGGTCAGACGGGCGAGATCCGCGTGCGGGGCGCGCAGATGCTCGTCGGCTATCTGCACGCCGACGACGAGGCCGACGCGTTCGACGCCGACGGCTACTTCCGTACCGGCGACATCGGGCAGTGGGCCGACGGCGCGCTCGTCGTCACCGGCCGCGTGAAGGACCTGATCATCCGCAACGGAGAGAACGTCTCCCCGAAGGAGATCGAGGATCTTCTCGTCGGCCGGTTGGGCATCGCCGAGGTGGCCGTGGTCGGGGTGCCCGATGTCCGGACGGGTGAACGGGCCTGTGCGGTGGTCGTACTCGCCGCCGGTAGCGAGCAGTCCCCCACGGTGACCGATCTCGGCGACTTCCTCGCCGAGCAGGGCGTGGCCAGGTTCAAGGTGCCCGAGCAGGTGGTCGTCTGGGATGCACTGCCCAGAAACGATGCAGGCAAGGTGCTCAAGCACCGGATGAGAGATGCGCTGGTCGGCAGTGGAGGAGACACGTCATGCAGGTAG